The window CTTCGAGTTGAATGTGAGTTGCCCTCACGCCGAAGGGTACGGGGCTGCAGTCGGTTCAAACCCCTGCCTGGTGGAGGCAGTTACGGCAGCGGTGAAAGATGTTGTTAACGTTCCTGTCTGGGTCAAGCTGACCCCCAATGTTGCAGACATTAGATCCATTGGGACTGCAGCAGAATCCGGGGGTGCGGACGCGGTTGTTGCAATCAACACTTTAAAAGGAATGGCTATCGATATTGAATCTGGATATCCTGTGCTTGGAAACCGTTCAGGAGGGCTCTCCGGAAAGGCTGTTAAGCCCGTAGCCGTCAAATGTGTCTATGACCTCTACACTGCCCTGGAAATCCCGGTTATCGGGGTCGGAGGAATTTCTTCCTGGGAAGATGCAGTGGAAATGATAATGGCAGGAGCAGCCGCTGTCCAGGTCGGGTCTGCGGTATATGACAGGGTGGATATCTTCTCTGAAATCGGGGCAGGAATAGAGGCTTTCCTCGAGAGGAAAGGTTATTCGGATATAAAGAAAATTATAGGGCTTGCCCATGAGATGGTCTAATGCTTCCTCTTAATGCTACAATAACACAGATAACTGAAGAATCCCCTATGGTCAGGACTTTTTTCTTTGACCCCGGGTTTGAGGGTCTGGAGCCAGGCCAGTTTGTAATGGTCTGGATCAGAGGCGTGGACGAGATTCCTATGGGCCTTTCCAGAAATAACTCCATAACAGTCCAGAAGGTAGGGGAGGCAACCTCAAAGCTCTTTGAGTTAAAAGAAGGAGATTCTTTCGGGCTTCGGGGTCCTTTCGGAAAGGGCTTTACCCTTCCTGTTAAAGGCGAAAAAATCCTTGTTATAGCTGGCGGGGTCGGAGCTGCTCCCCTATCTCCTTATGCCGAGGCAGCCTTTGTAGCAGGCGCTGAGGTGCATACCATTCTCGGGGCGCGGAGTACCGGAGACCTGCTTTTTGAAGGGCGGTTCGACGCTCTAGGAAAGGTTTCTGTCTCTACTGATGACGGTTCAAAAGGCGTTAAAGGGTTTGTGACTGATATCCTCAAAAGCCTTGATGTCGCAGCCTATGACCGAATTGCAGTCTGTGGCCCTGAAATAATGATGTCTTCGGTTTTCAGGCTCCTTGAAGAAAGGCATGTCCTTGAAAAGGCAGAGTTCAGCCTCCACCGCTATTTTAAATGCGGCATTGGAGTCTGTGGGGCATGCTGCATAGACCAGTCCGGGCTTCGAGTCTGCAAGGACGGGCCTGTGTTTACCGGGGTTCAGCTCATTGGTTCGGAACTCGGGAAATATTCACGGGATGCCAGTGGGCGAAGAGTTAAAATTTAAGTTTCTATATATCCTCTTAAAAAATGAAAGAGAGCAGGTAACAAGATCCGCTAAACAGGATTAGGAAGGTAAAGCTATGATTGGAAGGTTCAGGTCAGGAGATACTGTTTTTTATGGGGAAATCGAAGATGGACGGGTGTATCCCAATGGAGGGGTCTCTGCCGGAGCATTTGAACTTTCGGAACTTCGCGTTTTACCCCCTTCTTTTCCCTCTAAAATCGTCTGTGTTGGCCTGAACTATAAGGACCATGCCGAAGAGCTTGCCATGGAAGTTCCTGAAACCCCGGTTCTCTTTTTAAAGCCTCCCTCTGCGGTTATAGGGCATGGAGACAAGATCATTTACCCCGCATCCAGTTCGAGGGTGGAGTACGAAGCCGAACTTGCAGTCGTAATTGGAAAGCGCTGCAAGAATATTTCCGCCAAAAAGGCCGAAGACGTGATTGCAGGATATACCTGTTTTAATGATGTGACAGCACGTGACCTCCAGCAAAAAGACAGGCAATGGACACGGGCAAAGAGTTTTGATACTTTTGCAGCATTCGGGCCCTATATCGTCTCTACGGAAGAAATTGATATTACTGATGCAAAGATTGCCTGCAGGGTAAACGGGGAACCCAAACAGGAATCAAGCACTTCAAACCTGATTTTTGATATTCCTTATCTTATTGAATTCATTACCGAGATTATGACCCTGGAAGTTGGGGACGTAATCGCTACCGGTACCCCTCCTGGAGTTGGAGAACTGCATAGAGGAGATACCGTGGAAGTTGAAATCCAGGGAATAGGAACACTTAGAAACGAGGTTGTCTGATGCTTCATGAGCATATTGGAACTGAACTTGACCTTACAGAGCGCCATCTGATTGTGCTCAAAAAGGTAATTGAAGAAGGTCCCATCGGAATCCTTAAACTGGCAGAAGTTACCGGGATGCAGAACCACAAGGTGCGGTATTCTCTTAGAGTCCTTGAACAGGCAAATCTTATCAAGCCTTCAGCTCAGGGGGCTGTGCCAGGGGACGCTGTCCCTAAATTCTTGCAGGACTTTGAGCGGGATCTAAGTGAAATCAATGAGAAAGTTTCCCGCATCCGGGAAATTGAAGCTTCTATTCCGAAGTAAAGGTTTTTGTTTTTGAACGCACTTTAGGGGTGTGTTTTTGTTATCCGGGCTGTTTTCCGGAGGTTCGGGCTTCGGTGACTTTTTATAATCCTATTTACATGTTTTTTCTGCAATCATCGGATTCAGCTCATCTTATGGTTTATCCCTTTTTTGGGGGTTATCCATTAAGTTGAATTTGTGTGATATTCTCATTTCATCCAATCAAGATTTAATCCATGTTTATTTTTGGAGAAGCTCCTATGACCTTAAGTCCTGAAGACCTTAAATCACTAGAAAAATATGCCCTTCAAAATGCTGTAAAATACGGTAAAGCCCCCCAGGCCAAAGCCGTAATGGGCAAAGTAATGGGGGAGTACCCCCAGCTAAGGGCCGATCCCAATGCCGTCTCTGTGGCACTTGAAGCCATTGTTTCAGAAATTGCCAATGGAAATCCCGATGCCTGGGAAACCCGGCTGTCGAAAATCGCTCCTGAGCTCATAGAAGCCCTGAGTGTAAAGAAAGAGCCGGATAAGGGTTTAAAACCTCTCGAAGGGGCCGAGACCGGGAAAGTCGTAATGCGCTTTGCTCCGAACCCCAACGGGCCCGCGACCCTGGGCAGCTCAAGGGGCATGATAGTTAATTCCGAGTACGTAAAGATCTATAAAGGCAAGTTTATCCTGCGCTTTGATGATACCGACCCTGATATAAAGCGCCCCATGCTTGAAGCCTACCCCTGGTATCTGGACGACTTCAAATGGCTCGGAGTTGTGCCTGACCAGGTTGTCTATGCCTCTGACCATTTCCCTATCTATTATGATTATGCAAAAAAGCTAATTGAGATGGGCAAAGCCTATGTCTGTTTCTGCACCGGGGGGGACTTCAAACAGTTTAAGGATGCCAAACAGGCCTGCCCCCACAGGGACACCAGCCCGGAAGAAAACCTCATGCACTGGGAAAAGATGCTTGCCGGGGAATATGAAGACCAGCAGGCTGTGCTGCGGATCAAGACCGATATAAAACATAAGGACCCTGCGTTGAGGGACTGGGGTGCGTTCAGGATCAGAAAGATGTCCCATCCCCGCCCTGAAATCGGAACTAAATACATTGTCTGGCCCCTCCTGGACTTTGCAGGCGCTATCGAAGACCATGAGCTCGGCATGACCCACATCATCCGGGGCAAAGACCTTATGGACAGCGAAAAACGACAGGGCTACATCTACAATTATTTCGGCTGGACATACCCGAAAACCACCCACTGGGGTAGGGTCAAGATCCACGAGTTCGGCAAGTTCAGCACGAGCACCCTGCGCAAATCCATTGAAGCCGGAGAATACAGCGGCTGGGACGACCCCCGCCTGCCAACAATCCGGGCAATCCGCCGTCGCGGGATAAGGGCTGAAGCCCTCAAAAAGTTCATGATAGAGATGGGAGTCGGGATGACTGATGTGAGTATCAGCATGGAGTCTCTTTACGCCGAAAACCGTAAAATCGTGGACCCTATTGCAAACAGGTACTTCTTTGTCTGGGATCCGGTAGAACTTGAAATTGCAGGTATGGGACCTTCAGTTGCTAAACTTCCGCTCCACCCCACAGACCATGCAAGAGGTGTAAGGGAAATTGCCGTAGAAAATAAGGTGCTTGTCTGTAAGGATGATGTCGAAAAGCTGGAAGTGGGTTCCATCCTTCGCTTAAAAGATTTCTGTAATATTGAAATCACTTCCCTTTCTCCGCTACAGGCAAACCACTCTGAGGTTTCGCTTGAAGCCCTTAAAAAAGCAAAAGCAAAAATCCTCCACTGGGCTCCGGTTGACGGAATCCCTGTAAAAGTGCGCGGTCCAGAAGGCGATATTGAAGGAATAGGAGAACACGGGATTGCAGCCGAACTTGACAAAATCGTTCAGTTTGAACGCTTTGGCTTCTGCAGAATTGATGCCGTAAGCGAAGAAGAAGTTGTGGCTTATTTTGCCCACAAATGATTCCGGAAAATGAGACGCACAGGGGAAAGAAGAAGGACAGAAAAACTGTCCCTTTTGTTTCCTCCCTTTTTTACATTTTAGTTACCTTTTCCGTTTCAGGATATAAGCAGCCCCTGCCGCCATAACTGTAAGTCCCAGACCCGGTCCGGGGGCTCCGTTTTCATTGGTAGCGTTTCCATCAGTGGCATTTCCATCAGTGGCATTTCCATCAGTGGCATTTCCATCAGTGGCGTTTCCATCTGTAGCGTTTCCACCTGCCTGTTCCGTCGATCCTTCGGTTTCGTTTCCCGTTGTTTCGATGCCAGTTGCATTCTCCTTGCCCGCCAGGCCCTGTTCATAAGCACTGGTATTCAGCTTA is drawn from Methanosarcina lacustris Z-7289 and contains these coding sequences:
- a CDS encoding dihydroorotate dehydrogenase encodes the protein MYTLTGLKLKNPTILAAGVLGTTGASLCRVAREGGAGAVVTKSIGPAPKTGHSNPSMVRLDCGFLNAMGLPNPSYPGFLQELEFAKNNSSVPVIASIFGGNPAEFAEVAEGLLSANPDAFELNVSCPHAEGYGAAVGSNPCLVEAVTAAVKDVVNVPVWVKLTPNVADIRSIGTAAESGGADAVVAINTLKGMAIDIESGYPVLGNRSGGLSGKAVKPVAVKCVYDLYTALEIPVIGVGGISSWEDAVEMIMAGAAAVQVGSAVYDRVDIFSEIGAGIEAFLERKGYSDIKKIIGLAHEMV
- a CDS encoding dihydroorotate dehydrogenase electron transfer subunit, with the translated sequence MLPLNATITQITEESPMVRTFFFDPGFEGLEPGQFVMVWIRGVDEIPMGLSRNNSITVQKVGEATSKLFELKEGDSFGLRGPFGKGFTLPVKGEKILVIAGGVGAAPLSPYAEAAFVAGAEVHTILGARSTGDLLFEGRFDALGKVSVSTDDGSKGVKGFVTDILKSLDVAAYDRIAVCGPEIMMSSVFRLLEERHVLEKAEFSLHRYFKCGIGVCGACCIDQSGLRVCKDGPVFTGVQLIGSELGKYSRDASGRRVKI
- a CDS encoding fumarylacetoacetate hydrolase family protein, coding for MIGRFRSGDTVFYGEIEDGRVYPNGGVSAGAFELSELRVLPPSFPSKIVCVGLNYKDHAEELAMEVPETPVLFLKPPSAVIGHGDKIIYPASSSRVEYEAELAVVIGKRCKNISAKKAEDVIAGYTCFNDVTARDLQQKDRQWTRAKSFDTFAAFGPYIVSTEEIDITDAKIACRVNGEPKQESSTSNLIFDIPYLIEFITEIMTLEVGDVIATGTPPGVGELHRGDTVEVEIQGIGTLRNEVV
- a CDS encoding glutamate--tRNA ligase yields the protein MTLSPEDLKSLEKYALQNAVKYGKAPQAKAVMGKVMGEYPQLRADPNAVSVALEAIVSEIANGNPDAWETRLSKIAPELIEALSVKKEPDKGLKPLEGAETGKVVMRFAPNPNGPATLGSSRGMIVNSEYVKIYKGKFILRFDDTDPDIKRPMLEAYPWYLDDFKWLGVVPDQVVYASDHFPIYYDYAKKLIEMGKAYVCFCTGGDFKQFKDAKQACPHRDTSPEENLMHWEKMLAGEYEDQQAVLRIKTDIKHKDPALRDWGAFRIRKMSHPRPEIGTKYIVWPLLDFAGAIEDHELGMTHIIRGKDLMDSEKRQGYIYNYFGWTYPKTTHWGRVKIHEFGKFSTSTLRKSIEAGEYSGWDDPRLPTIRAIRRRGIRAEALKKFMIEMGVGMTDVSISMESLYAENRKIVDPIANRYFFVWDPVELEIAGMGPSVAKLPLHPTDHARGVREIAVENKVLVCKDDVEKLEVGSILRLKDFCNIEITSLSPLQANHSEVSLEALKKAKAKILHWAPVDGIPVKVRGPEGDIEGIGEHGIAAELDKIVQFERFGFCRIDAVSEEEVVAYFAHK